A genomic segment from Comamonas terrigena NBRC 13299 encodes:
- a CDS encoding TolC family protein: MNRFFIFITAGFFCCGALSASAQISVGKPAGLQEALHSMLRNHPALAGKQAQVRSKESAADAARAARYPSISASTGAGQSSGYSGASTTTVSARQPLWAFGRIDSSIAYADQDIQVQQADAWSTRRQLLEETAASYASVQGARERLAVAERSVQRHQELQQQIQRRANGGLASAVDVSMAQARWLQARSQRESTGTDLRNAEAALFALTQVFIASDLPIPHAALNLPSDPAISEQVWAQSAAIRLREAVVALAEADVQRERSANMPTVLLEAARNHVARLPNQASSTTINIVMQASLEGMGLANQAQQRAALERVEAARQDLAQLRHEQQVQLQQLLDRRASDQALLAGYAESVATLENTLTSFRRQYESGYKSWLDVLNAVRELTEQQMQQAQVQANWRINSLRLATRMGWFDEPAAILTQPQETTITVR; this comes from the coding sequence CCCAAATCTCCGTAGGCAAGCCCGCAGGTCTGCAAGAGGCACTGCACAGCATGTTGAGGAACCACCCTGCGCTGGCAGGCAAGCAGGCACAGGTACGTTCTAAGGAGTCTGCTGCCGACGCGGCCCGCGCTGCGCGCTACCCCTCGATCAGCGCCTCAACTGGCGCCGGCCAAAGCTCAGGCTACAGCGGAGCCAGCACCACTACGGTAAGCGCCAGGCAACCTCTCTGGGCCTTTGGTCGCATCGACAGCTCAATTGCCTATGCTGACCAGGACATCCAGGTGCAGCAGGCCGATGCCTGGTCCACACGCCGTCAACTGCTGGAAGAGACTGCTGCCAGTTATGCCAGCGTGCAGGGAGCCAGGGAACGTCTTGCCGTCGCAGAACGCAGTGTGCAGCGGCACCAGGAGTTGCAGCAGCAGATTCAACGTCGAGCCAATGGCGGTCTGGCCTCCGCAGTAGATGTCAGCATGGCTCAGGCCCGATGGCTGCAAGCTCGTTCTCAACGAGAGTCAACGGGCACTGATCTGCGCAATGCCGAAGCGGCACTCTTTGCGTTGACCCAGGTCTTCATCGCCAGTGACCTGCCCATCCCTCACGCTGCTCTCAATCTGCCCAGCGACCCGGCCATCAGCGAACAAGTGTGGGCCCAAAGCGCTGCCATACGCCTGCGCGAAGCCGTGGTCGCCCTGGCCGAGGCCGATGTGCAGCGCGAACGCTCCGCCAACATGCCAACCGTGCTGTTGGAAGCCGCAAGGAATCACGTGGCACGCCTGCCGAATCAAGCCAGCAGCACAACGATCAACATCGTCATGCAGGCCAGCTTGGAAGGTATGGGCCTGGCCAACCAGGCGCAGCAGCGGGCCGCATTGGAACGCGTCGAGGCTGCACGCCAGGATCTGGCGCAATTGCGCCACGAACAGCAGGTGCAATTGCAGCAGTTGCTGGACCGACGTGCCTCCGATCAAGCGCTGCTGGCTGGCTACGCCGAATCGGTGGCAACCCTCGAGAACACGCTGACCTCATTCCGCCGCCAGTATGAGTCGGGCTACAAAAGCTGGCTGGATGTGCTGAATGCGGTGCGCGAGCTGACCGAGCAGCAAATGCAGCAGGCTCAGGTACAGGCCAACTGGCGCATCAACAGCCTGCGTCTGGCCACCCGTATGGGATGGTTCGACGAGCCTGCGGCCATCCTGACGCAGCCGCAAGAAACCACAATCACTGTCCGATGA
- a CDS encoding Ig-like domain-containing protein, producing MSKTIAKAQYHLNTRKAALPLQAGQANTYKAVPGEAYRVLKRAEGAAGDELASDVLAQRSGSDLQLDYADGTRITLQDYFTECRGDAACSVTLAGDAPEGWELTAGAKDGASLADGSSLLYAHGSPEALASMAGSHPGLEQPLAGLQGNLRTYLPQESSGMGWIAGGTGLGALMASGGGGGGGGGATAAVAVQNFVKLSFVGGPALDGNDLSVEVYSADGKTLLGTGKLAADGSVTVNVKDYQGVVVVKLLNTGGANDYLDEATGLGKDLGTQLYSMGVISAPNSTINLNVNVLTTIAYVKAQEGVGGTPDNPAVLSAQQVSDTAKAISAVFQIEDVLRTSAVATNGGNYNAADGLSAGEKYGSVLAAFSGADKLGAGNVQQTLDKVLAGITISGGQAAITNESQALLVEGAKVANVPGGSSNDPSGGVSGIVDTYAPVFSSSGTASVYEHIGEGKVVYTAVASDPSAFAYSLAGDDASAFRIDPQTGAVTLIGDPDFATKSSYSFKVVATDAAGNTSSQDIALDVKLAEPIIQKLVVESGSFNIGDVVTATITISGDSGVPLSSISGTVNGFALGNLTRVNSTTYTATFTVSSGGVDIAEGESIPVSFSLGDGASRNTPVYNQSNKEAQPIVDNSTTSYELYVDSDADAADIVRLGLNATHTYKGDLIILLVAPNGSQVTLFSQQGGGADDFVNTYFTTGGANLSTGVGAFTGSFAPEQGFDGLSGAARGTWTLVVKDVQASDAGVLSNWSLTLPDYTGSMIATEGSTVIDANAPLLLSSSPQDDAESAVASANLTLTFGENIQAGTGSIRIVNNDNPADTRLIDINDGTQISINGKVLVINPSNDLLAGGNYHIEIDGSALHDAAGNNYAGISSSDSLNFTVAAAAASQLLVTDGGVFVDSNGDGMLDAGEAQLIRLDQGQWVYTAAATGSTEQTAGALGAAIGINGLQDGAGHAIAFADGEWTVTFLSVTGPKLDLAGFGADDKIVVDMSEATVSGNQFAMGQDLGVLEEGRWVGDRWGWDDSELPSDAWGKVTHYPYDYSAGVEEASLEVSLGESITAHYEVINRPGDNRSGDITLAINLPTNYLYDFLLPAAD from the coding sequence ATGAGCAAAACCATCGCCAAGGCCCAATACCATCTGAACACGCGCAAGGCAGCGCTGCCGCTTCAGGCAGGTCAGGCCAACACCTACAAGGCTGTACCCGGTGAGGCCTATCGCGTTCTCAAGCGTGCAGAGGGTGCAGCCGGTGATGAGTTGGCCAGCGACGTGCTGGCTCAGCGCAGTGGTTCCGATCTGCAGTTGGACTACGCAGACGGCACACGGATCACGCTCCAGGACTATTTCACCGAATGCCGGGGCGATGCTGCGTGCAGTGTGACTCTGGCTGGCGACGCCCCAGAGGGCTGGGAACTGACGGCGGGCGCCAAGGATGGTGCCAGCTTGGCGGATGGCAGCAGTTTGTTGTATGCCCATGGCAGTCCTGAAGCCTTGGCCTCGATGGCGGGCAGTCACCCTGGGCTGGAGCAGCCCCTGGCGGGCCTGCAAGGTAATCTTCGGACCTATCTGCCGCAGGAGTCTTCCGGCATGGGGTGGATTGCCGGAGGTACTGGACTGGGCGCATTGATGGCCTCCGGCGGTGGTGGTGGAGGTGGAGGTGGCGCAACGGCTGCCGTTGCCGTGCAGAACTTCGTCAAGCTCAGCTTTGTGGGCGGCCCGGCGCTGGACGGCAACGATCTGAGCGTGGAGGTCTATAGCGCCGACGGCAAGACCTTGCTGGGGACAGGCAAGCTCGCTGCCGATGGCTCTGTGACTGTGAATGTAAAGGACTACCAGGGGGTCGTGGTGGTCAAGCTGCTCAATACTGGCGGTGCAAACGACTATCTGGATGAAGCGACTGGCCTGGGCAAGGACCTGGGTACCCAGCTGTATTCGATGGGGGTGATCAGCGCCCCCAACTCGACGATCAACCTGAACGTCAATGTGCTTACCACCATTGCCTACGTCAAGGCGCAGGAAGGGGTGGGGGGGACGCCGGACAACCCGGCCGTGCTGAGTGCGCAGCAGGTCTCCGACACAGCCAAGGCTATCAGCGCGGTGTTTCAGATCGAAGATGTGCTCCGCACCAGTGCCGTTGCAACCAATGGTGGCAACTACAACGCTGCCGACGGTCTGAGTGCGGGGGAGAAATACGGATCGGTGCTGGCGGCATTCTCCGGCGCAGACAAGCTGGGGGCTGGCAACGTGCAGCAGACCCTGGACAAGGTGCTGGCGGGTATCACTATCAGTGGTGGCCAGGCTGCCATCACCAATGAGAGTCAGGCGCTGCTGGTCGAGGGCGCCAAGGTCGCGAATGTTCCGGGTGGCTCTTCCAATGATCCGTCGGGTGGCGTCAGCGGCATCGTGGATACGTATGCGCCGGTTTTTTCGAGCTCCGGAACGGCCAGTGTCTACGAACACATTGGTGAAGGTAAGGTGGTGTACACGGCGGTGGCTAGCGATCCCAGTGCCTTTGCCTACAGCCTGGCAGGCGACGATGCGAGTGCCTTCCGCATTGACCCCCAGACCGGGGCCGTGACGCTGATTGGCGACCCGGATTTTGCAACCAAGTCGAGCTACAGCTTCAAGGTAGTGGCCACCGATGCGGCGGGCAATACCAGCAGCCAAGACATCGCGCTGGATGTAAAGCTGGCCGAGCCCATCATTCAAAAACTCGTCGTGGAGTCGGGAAGTTTCAATATCGGGGACGTTGTCACTGCCACCATCACCATCAGTGGAGACAGCGGCGTCCCGCTCTCAAGCATCAGTGGCACGGTTAACGGCTTTGCGCTGGGCAATTTGACGCGTGTCAACAGCACCACGTATACGGCGACGTTCACCGTGTCCTCTGGCGGCGTGGATATCGCCGAAGGGGAGAGCATTCCTGTCTCATTCAGTCTGGGTGACGGAGCCAGCCGAAACACACCGGTATACAACCAGTCCAACAAAGAAGCGCAACCCATTGTCGATAACTCGACCACCAGCTACGAGCTCTACGTCGACTCAGATGCCGATGCGGCAGATATCGTGCGCCTGGGCCTGAACGCCACCCATACCTACAAGGGCGATCTGATTATTTTGCTGGTGGCTCCAAACGGTAGTCAGGTCACCTTGTTTAGCCAGCAGGGCGGAGGTGCCGACGACTTTGTCAACACCTACTTCACAACGGGCGGTGCAAACCTTTCGACTGGCGTTGGCGCTTTCACGGGCAGCTTTGCTCCGGAACAAGGCTTTGACGGTCTGAGCGGCGCTGCACGCGGCACCTGGACATTGGTTGTCAAGGATGTGCAAGCCAGCGACGCGGGCGTGCTTTCCAACTGGAGTCTGACGCTGCCCGATTACACCGGCAGCATGATTGCCACCGAAGGCTCTACGGTCATCGATGCCAACGCGCCGCTGCTGCTCTCCAGCTCGCCCCAGGATGATGCCGAGAGTGCCGTTGCAAGCGCCAACCTGACGCTGACATTTGGGGAGAACATCCAGGCCGGCACCGGCTCGATCCGTATCGTCAACAACGACAATCCCGCGGACACGCGCCTTATCGATATCAACGACGGCACGCAGATCAGCATCAACGGCAAGGTGCTGGTGATCAATCCAAGCAATGACCTGCTGGCAGGGGGCAATTACCACATCGAAATTGACGGCAGCGCATTGCATGATGCCGCGGGCAACAACTATGCGGGCATCAGCAGTTCCGACAGCCTGAATTTCACGGTGGCTGCGGCCGCTGCATCGCAGTTGCTGGTGACGGACGGGGGGGTGTTTGTCGACAGCAATGGCGATGGCATGCTGGATGCAGGAGAGGCCCAACTGATCAGACTGGATCAAGGGCAATGGGTCTACACCGCCGCAGCCACTGGCTCGACCGAACAGACGGCTGGCGCATTGGGCGCAGCCATCGGAATCAATGGACTTCAAGATGGTGCAGGCCATGCGATAGCATTTGCTGATGGCGAGTGGACTGTCACTTTCCTGAGTGTCACGGGGCCGAAGCTGGATCTGGCAGGCTTTGGTGCCGATGACAAGATCGTTGTGGATATGAGTGAAGCGACGGTGTCTGGCAATCAGTTTGCAATGGGCCAGGACCTTGGTGTACTCGAAGAGGGGCGCTGGGTAGGCGATCGCTGGGGATGGGATGACTCAGAGCTTCCATCGGACGCTTGGGGGAAAGTCACCCACTACCCATATGACTACTCTGCAGGAGTCGAAGAGGCGTCGCTAGAAGTGAGTTTGGGGGAGAGCATCACGGCACATTACGAAGTGATCAATCGTCCCGGGGACAACCGGTCTGGTGACATCACTCTGGCGATCAACTTGCCAACAAACTACCTCTACGATTTCTTGCTTCCCGCGGCGGATTGA
- a CDS encoding ATP-binding cassette domain-containing protein yields MVRRACGHPDAAARNHNHCPMKPVSLTELQDLLGKLRISFNPGALAQAHAHVLHTAAEARPLYQLRKLLADAGLKDIQVTILPWRRLDPRRLPALIWEQEHWWLAERQANGQLLLSRAGTTARECPEDALHDAHVIWLRGQPQSQAGDTSQPQGNPALRLVLHELLRERGWIARVVVATLMVNLLSIPTSIFAMQVYDRVIPTMAYATLATLSVGMLLMIGLDWLLKTLRAHILDSVASGADQRLSQQVYEHLLRLQLDQQPRSLGSLAAQVGALDSVRQFFSSTIIFGLVDLPFALLFIALIGVIGGHIGWVYAALLPVAVLLGLYTRLRLRRLTHQQMLRSNERQGLLVDTIRGAETIRASNAGWRFAQDWQTLSQSIAGYSIQQKALAHFSGTTTGSLSTLAYVAAIVVGVWQVEAGNLTMGGMIACSILGGRVIAPIAQGVQYLVHWQQVSESLQMVNRLLTLTPERRVEQTLLMPDRLPDALAVEQLRFAFPGSPLQLLNIPKLHVRSGERVLLLGPVGGGKSTLLKVLAGLYRPSEGRVRLGDADLWEIDPQIVSAQVGYLPQNVQLFKGTLRSNLALSGAVSDSTMLETVSALGLDQIAAGSPQGMDMEISEGGEGLSGGQRQLVGMARVLMARPRVWLLDEPTASLDGDAEARVWQQLKAQLQPEDILIVSTHRPMTAIGLATRVIVLQQGEISRDGRPDQVIPGLMARAAGAAHAAPAPHATTVRLEQVQVTTARQALPAFPAQTPTIRPDTAKAQE; encoded by the coding sequence ATGGTTCGACGAGCCTGCGGCCATCCTGACGCAGCCGCAAGAAACCACAATCACTGTCCGATGAAACCCGTATCCCTGACCGAACTGCAGGACCTGTTGGGCAAGCTGCGTATCAGCTTCAACCCGGGAGCGCTGGCACAAGCCCACGCGCACGTGTTGCACACCGCCGCCGAGGCACGCCCTCTGTACCAGTTGCGCAAGCTGCTGGCAGATGCAGGCCTCAAGGACATCCAGGTCACCATACTTCCCTGGCGACGCCTGGATCCACGCCGACTTCCGGCCTTGATATGGGAGCAGGAGCACTGGTGGCTTGCCGAGCGCCAGGCCAATGGACAGCTTCTGTTGAGCCGTGCCGGTACAACTGCACGCGAATGCCCTGAAGACGCTTTGCATGACGCACATGTGATCTGGCTGCGTGGCCAGCCGCAGTCCCAAGCCGGCGATACGTCTCAGCCTCAGGGCAATCCGGCACTGCGCCTGGTGCTGCATGAGCTGCTGCGCGAACGCGGCTGGATCGCACGTGTGGTCGTGGCCACACTGATGGTCAATCTGCTTTCGATTCCCACATCGATCTTTGCCATGCAGGTCTATGACCGCGTCATACCCACCATGGCTTACGCCACACTGGCCACGCTCAGCGTGGGCATGCTGCTGATGATCGGGCTGGATTGGCTGCTCAAGACCTTGCGCGCCCATATCCTGGACAGCGTGGCCAGTGGTGCCGATCAACGCCTGTCCCAGCAAGTCTACGAGCATCTGCTGCGACTTCAACTGGACCAGCAGCCACGCAGCCTGGGCTCACTGGCTGCGCAGGTAGGCGCGCTGGATTCGGTGCGTCAGTTCTTCTCATCAACCATCATTTTCGGTCTGGTGGACCTGCCATTTGCGCTGCTGTTCATTGCACTGATCGGAGTGATTGGCGGTCATATAGGCTGGGTCTATGCAGCCCTGCTGCCTGTGGCAGTGCTGCTTGGGCTGTACACCCGACTGCGGCTACGCCGCCTGACACACCAACAGATGCTACGCAGCAACGAGCGCCAGGGCCTGCTGGTAGACACGATCCGCGGCGCCGAAACCATCCGAGCAAGCAATGCCGGCTGGCGCTTTGCCCAAGATTGGCAAACGTTGAGCCAGTCGATCGCTGGCTACAGCATCCAGCAAAAAGCACTGGCCCATTTCAGCGGCACCACGACCGGCAGTCTGTCAACACTGGCCTATGTGGCTGCCATCGTGGTCGGCGTCTGGCAAGTCGAGGCCGGGAACCTGACCATGGGCGGAATGATCGCCTGCTCCATTCTGGGGGGCCGCGTCATAGCCCCGATCGCCCAAGGGGTGCAATATCTGGTCCATTGGCAGCAGGTCAGCGAATCACTGCAGATGGTGAACCGACTGCTGACATTGACCCCTGAGCGACGCGTTGAGCAGACCTTGCTGATGCCCGACCGGCTGCCGGATGCGCTAGCAGTGGAACAATTGCGCTTCGCATTCCCGGGCTCTCCGCTGCAACTGCTTAACATTCCCAAGCTGCATGTTCGCTCCGGTGAACGCGTTCTGCTGCTGGGCCCTGTGGGCGGCGGCAAATCCACCTTGCTCAAGGTCCTAGCCGGCCTGTACCGTCCGAGCGAAGGCAGGGTGCGCCTGGGCGATGCGGACCTCTGGGAGATAGATCCTCAGATTGTCAGCGCCCAGGTGGGCTACCTTCCACAGAATGTGCAACTGTTCAAGGGCACACTGCGCAGCAACCTCGCACTGTCCGGAGCTGTCAGCGACTCGACCATGCTGGAAACTGTCAGCGCACTGGGTTTGGATCAGATTGCAGCCGGCAGCCCGCAGGGTATGGACATGGAGATCAGCGAAGGAGGCGAAGGGCTCTCAGGAGGCCAACGCCAGTTGGTGGGAATGGCCCGCGTATTGATGGCCAGGCCACGTGTATGGCTGCTTGACGAGCCCACTGCATCGCTGGATGGTGATGCGGAGGCCCGCGTATGGCAACAGCTCAAGGCCCAGTTGCAGCCCGAAGACATTCTGATCGTCTCTACCCACCGCCCCATGACCGCCATCGGCTTGGCCACCCGTGTCATTGTGCTGCAGCAAGGTGAAATCAGCCGCGATGGCCGCCCAGACCAGGTCATTCCCGGCCTCATGGCACGCGCCGCCGGCGCAGCCCATGCAGCTCCAGCACCGCATGCCACCACAGTGCGTCTGGAACAGGTACAAGTGACCACTGCGCGGCAAGCACTGCCGGCGTTCCCCGCCCAGACCCCGACCATCCGGCCAGATACTGCCAAAGCGCAGGAATAA
- a CDS encoding HlyD family efflux transporter periplasmic adaptor subunit, whose product MPIELFDDERADIARTSRLMSYHNSRAAAVLVWAIALALGGFVAWAMFFRIDEAVKARGEVIASSRVQIIQSVDGGVLAELHVKEGDKVRAGQVLARLDPTRLEAAAGEVDARITGLQARIARLRAETAGLATPRFPTQASAGLREQAAIEQALFQQRRLSLQEDLRTLQTAVDLARKELSLVEGLQSSGDVSTAEVLRAQRGLNDAEARLIGRRNKFMEDARADLSKAEDELNQASQLMTRRRQEVHDSIFTAAGPGIVKNVRVTTLGGVLRAGEEIMQIVPQDDALILEAKVLPADIARVTVGLPATVRLDPFDYTIYGSVQGEVSYVSADTLKESTPRGEEIYYRVHVRPQTSGPGQPLVSSTRRALDVLPGMTAQLDIRTGDRTLMDFLLKPLRKTLNESFKER is encoded by the coding sequence ATGCCCATCGAACTGTTTGACGACGAGCGCGCCGACATCGCGCGCACCAGCCGGCTCATGAGCTACCACAATAGTCGCGCCGCTGCAGTCTTGGTCTGGGCGATTGCGCTGGCTCTGGGCGGTTTCGTCGCCTGGGCCATGTTCTTCCGGATTGACGAAGCTGTTAAGGCGCGCGGTGAAGTTATTGCCAGCAGCCGGGTACAGATCATCCAGTCCGTAGACGGTGGTGTACTGGCCGAGTTGCATGTCAAGGAAGGCGATAAAGTGCGCGCCGGCCAAGTGCTGGCGCGCCTGGATCCCACACGCCTCGAAGCCGCCGCCGGTGAAGTCGACGCCCGTATCACGGGGCTGCAAGCAAGAATTGCCCGGCTGCGTGCAGAAACTGCTGGTTTGGCCACACCCCGCTTCCCGACGCAGGCCAGTGCCGGTCTGCGCGAGCAGGCTGCTATCGAACAGGCGCTGTTCCAGCAGCGTCGACTTAGCCTGCAGGAAGACCTGCGCACACTGCAGACCGCTGTCGACCTGGCCCGCAAAGAGTTGTCACTCGTTGAAGGCCTGCAAAGCTCGGGCGATGTCAGCACCGCCGAAGTGCTGCGTGCTCAGCGCGGCCTCAACGACGCAGAGGCCCGTTTGATTGGCCGCCGCAACAAATTCATGGAAGACGCACGCGCAGATTTAAGCAAAGCCGAGGACGAGCTGAACCAGGCCAGCCAACTGATGACCCGCCGCCGCCAGGAAGTACATGACAGCATATTCACCGCCGCAGGCCCAGGCATCGTCAAGAACGTACGGGTCACCACCCTGGGCGGGGTGTTACGGGCAGGTGAAGAAATCATGCAGATCGTGCCCCAGGACGATGCCCTCATTCTCGAAGCCAAGGTGCTGCCCGCCGACATTGCGCGGGTGACTGTCGGCCTGCCTGCCACCGTGCGGCTTGACCCCTTCGACTACACCATCTATGGCTCCGTGCAAGGCGAAGTGAGCTATGTCAGCGCAGACACCCTCAAAGAAAGCACCCCACGCGGGGAGGAAATTTACTATCGTGTCCATGTGCGCCCCCAAACATCGGGACCGGGCCAACCCTTGGTAAGCAGCACCCGCCGGGCGCTCGACGTACTGCCAGGAATGACTGCGCAACTCGACATTCGCACCGGCGACCGCACCTTGATGGATTTCCTGCTGAAACCGCTGCGCAAGACGCTCAATGAATCCTTCAAAGAACGCTAG